A stretch of Solea senegalensis isolate Sse05_10M linkage group LG10, IFAPA_SoseM_1, whole genome shotgun sequence DNA encodes these proteins:
- the stra6 gene encoding receptor for retinol uptake stra6, which produces MDTDAIADYEYPDLDPYPSQIKVEIITPCDPTADDRLYHISITAISLVIMLILAILARRTKVDNSKKGLPGLLSPVNFLDHTQHKGLAVAVFGVLLCKLWGLVISPHPLPFTTDSENKQNWVILGVFYYPVLYYPLLACGTLHNKVGYVLGSLLSWTHFSVLVWQKIDCPKTPLIYKYYSLFTSLPQIACLAFLSFQYPLLLFKGFKGNEKDSVTEDLNSSYYNDYVRKLLKKKKPTKISTSSTETPKLHQRIIAAVKSYIYTPEEAFRFPLKLAISVFVSCITLYQVGLLLIAAVVPSLQIARLGVDENIANLLAGFKIILSPDKHEVVRIVVYYMWCVEVCYISATTLTAIVNLVLLMRSMVLHRSNLKGLYRGDIYNVYNCQRSIRASRPALVCWMGFTSFTAAHICVGMIVQTMVFFLCLLIAVFLIIIPVLHRENLILFQILWSMWPFWLMILLAVLIQHITARFCFIKKTSSTRDLRNRGNLFLLTYLLFPVNILIGVILALWRMVVTALFNIVHLGRMDISLLNRNVEAFDPAYRCYAHYLKIEVSQSHPVMKAFCGMLLHSVGQEGNTAQRSRDAEEGIQLVQQEKIHYKMSSAKRARGHWRLLYTLVNNPSLVGTRKHFQRQTTESFLNGSLNRGAKEGSKKDSAIKEAAASI; this is translated from the exons ATGGATACGGATGCGATAGCGGACTACGAGTACCCAGACCTGGATCCTTATCCATCCCAAATTAAAGTGGA aataatcACACCATGTGACCCTACTGCTGACGACAGGCTCTACCATATATCCATCACTGCCATATCT CTCGTTATCATGCTGATCCTTGCAATCTTAGCCAGGCGGACGAAGGTGGACAACAGTAAGAAAGGACTCCCAGGTTTACTCAG TCCAGTCAACTTCCTGGACCATACTCAGCACAAGGGCTTGGCAGTGGCTGTGTTTGGAGTGCTCTTGTGCAAACTGTGGGGCCTGGTCATCTCACCACATCCCCTCCCCTTCACAACAGACTCCGAGAACAAAC AAAACTGGGTGATTCTTGGAGTCTTCTACTATCCCGTGCTATACTACCCTCTCCTGGCATGTGGCACCTTGCATAATAAAGTTGGCTATGTTCTTGGCAGCCTCTTGTCATGGACACACTTTTCAGTTCTGGTCTGGCAGAAAATCGACTGTCCCAAAACACCTCTG ATATACAAATACTACTCCCTTTTCACCTCCCTGCCTCAAATAGCCTGCTTGGCATTTCTTAGTTTCCAGTATCCACTTCTACTGTTCAAGGGCTTTAAGGGCAACGAAAAAGACAGCGTTACGGAG GATCTAAACAGCAGCTACTATAACGACTATGTGAGGAAAttgttgaagaagaagaagcctaCCAAAATCAG CACGTCGAGCACTGAAACACCCAAGCTTCATCAAAGAATAATTGCTGCTGTTAAATCATACATTTATACACCAGAGGAAG CTTTCCGTTTTCCTCTGAAGTTGGccatatctgtttttgtgtcatgcATTACACTGTATCAG GTGGGTCTCCTCCTGATCGCAGCTGTGGTACCATCGCTCCAGATTGCCCGTCTAGGAGTGGATGAAAACATTGCAAACCTTTTGGCCGGCTTCAAGATAATTCTGTCTCCAGACAAACACGAGGTGGTCAGAATCGTGGTTTATTACATGTGGTGTGTAGAGG TTTGCTACATCTCAGCGACAACCCTCACTGCCATCGTCAACCTGGTTTTGCTCATGCGCTCTATGGTTCTGCACCG gTCAAACCTGAAGGGGCTGTACAGAGGAGATATCTATAATGTTTATAACTGCCAGAGAAGTATCAGGGCTTCACGGCCAGCACTTGTCTGCTGGATGGGATTCACCAGCTTTACCGCTGCACACATCTGCGTCG GCATGATTGTCCAGACCATGGTGTTCTTCCTCTGTCTTCTAATTGCtgtcttcctcatcatcatacCTGTGCTGCACAGAGAGAATCTGATTCTCTTTCAGATCCTGTGGAGCATGTG GCCCTTCTGGCTGATGATTCTTTTGGCCGTGTTGATTCAACATATTACAGCCAGGTTTTGTTtcatcaaaaaaacatcaagcaCTCGAGACTTACGCAACAG GGGTAATCTCTTCCTGCTCACCTACCTGCTGTTTCCTGTCAACATTCTGATCGGAGTGATACTGGCACTGTGGCGCATGGTCGTTACAGCCTTGTTCAACATTGTTCACTTGGGCCGCATGGATATCAGTCTTCTTAACCGCAATGTGGAGGCATTTGACCCAG cctACCGCTGCTATGCTCATTATCTGAAGATTGAGGTGAGCCAGTCTCATCCTGTGATGAAGGCCTTCTGTGGGATGTTGCTTCACTCTGTGGGCCAGGAGGGGAATACTGCACAGAGGTCAAGGGATGCTGAAGAAG GGATCCAGCTGGTCCAACAGGAGAAGATACACTACAAAATGTCCAGTGCCAAGAGGGCCCGCGGGCACTGGCGTCTTCTCTACACCCTGGTCAACAACCCATCTCTGGTGGGTACCAGGAAGCACTTCCAGCGTCAGACCACAGAGAGCTTTCTGAATGGAAGCCTGAACCGTGGTGCCAAGGAGGGGAGCAAAAAGGATTCAGCAATCAAGGAAGCAGCTGCCAGTATTTGA
- the hps5 gene encoding Hermansky-Pudlak syndrome 5 protein, with protein MSLTPAEPESHTHVLAEFDCLDPLLSALRLDSGRLKCTCLSVSRKWLALGTSAGGLHLIQKEGWKQRIILTHKEGSITQVACCPHDEDFIAVATSQGLVVVWELQLERRGRPERVSVSWEHKGQAITALCWDTSTLRVFVGDSGGKVSFLRAGSTKLGKGSAFVMFPVQTITTVDSKVVQLGYQDGRLLVSSLSRCYLCDTEREKFWRVGNKERDGEYGACFFPQNKGLLVGQPPLLYCARPGSRIWEASFHGEVLSTHQFKQLLGCPPLPLITFRNDPHYNPVQKSPQSLAFPKLLYLGDQNLLTWTDSAIYIFTPQNGQLLLWTEVKDLVDISVYRSELFCLHGSGRLSHLSLLSAERCVERLLRRESWLLAAAVCSMFQNAIIISRARKSIPIDRLEHLRSQLNSTTHPELIGQLEDVIAKLEPLDSASSSRRSSISSHESFNVLDCGIYRVISRRGSQSDEETSSLINHSMSEEERLKEFSFVQDEDQVDQDPQNTERHDAERSEQGMQFHLPLSFRPKPPRIALQAVKDSVSSFVKKTTEKINTLQMNSELWQRPESREGGHPEVSAATYSEEMENEVYDEMPNAEADMQELRSATERTISQIQDPLVLLDPVCLGETLLEWLPVLERVLGPADFGSAAASDSNIDGPGEKRWEIDYLNPCTEQPEQSSCSPERLTENKEESPELRQQEEPCESTKMKSDVSNGNLSEPVRVVSPKPVPSDLLATLTQLATLYTEMSCFKKQENELTLGCTIFLRRYFFLLDQERVRRMCLLCYQERAEAQHSFIEAILELTQSSKVVEVIQKGDLLRSLRSLRELQPWSAPLLLAHLHRLYEKHGEAAVRSFSQFYPTITPADVMNMAQQSHFLAYLDNLVLSQTEEHRLSFLQSLLEPESLRQDWLQLALTHDAPQRCDTVTPDGQPRWHSHCFSWGYGRLLSLLIRLPADVSSKQKMADACHSHGYWTGYLHLCRELQRRTDAFSTICRLDDISLLEEPEGVEPQSLDEWKLLIRLSQQCSSVVDTEQTAGVNGGSWSNGSAGCGGKITLENLTLMLARKVGPDRAVTTLEECEVPLVLSPQSKLVCELLRVTEKRQRAMIQMMLERCDRFLWSQHA; from the exons ATGTCACTGACACCAGCTGAACCAGAGAGCCACACTCATGTGCTGGCAGAGTTTGACTGCCTCGATCCACTTCTGTCTGCGCTTCGCTTAGACTCTGGCAGGCTCAAG tgcacatGTTTATCAGTGTCGAGGAAATGGCTGGCATTAGGAACATCAGCAGGGGGCTTACACCTGATTCAGAAGGAGGGCTGGAAACAAAGGATCATCCTCACTCACAAG GAGGGATCCATCACTCAGGTGGCATGTTGCCCTCACGATGAAGATTTTATTGCTGTTGCAACAAG TCAGGGTCTGGTGGTGGTGTGGGAGCTGCAGCTGGAGCGGCGGGGCCGACCAGAAAGAGTCAGTGTGTCCTGGGAACACAAAGGTCAGGCCATTACTGCTCTCTGCTGGGACACAAGCACACTCAGAGTTTTTGTTGGTGACTCTGGAGGCAAAGTGTCCTTTCTGCGTGCAGGATCCACCAAACTGGGCAAG gGTTCAGCATTCGTAATGTTCCCTGTGCAGACCATCACCACTGTTGACTCCAAAGTGGTTCAGCTTGGTTACCAAGATGGCCGCCTGCTCGTGTCTTCGCTCAGCCGCTGCTACCTCTGCGACACAGAGAG GGAGAAGTTTTGGCGAGTTGGGAATAAGGAGCGTGATGGGGAGTACGGAGCctgttttttccctcagaataaGGGATTATTAGTTGGTCAGCCACCCCTGCTGTACTGTGCCCGCCCAGGGTCTCGAATATGGGAGGCCAGTTTTCATGGTGAAGTTCTGAGCACGCATCAGTTCAAACAGCTGCTAGGCTGTCCTCCTCTACCTCTCATCACATTTAG AAATGATCCTCATTACAACCCAGTGCAGAAGAGTCCGCAGTCACTTGCCTTTCCTAAACTGCTTTATTTGGG agaccaaaacctgctgACCTGGACAGATTCAGCCATTTATATTTTCACACCTCAGAATGGACAGCTGCTTCTGTGGACTGAGGTCAAAG ACTTGGTTGATATCTCGGTCTACCGCAGCGAGCTCTTCTGTCTCCATGGCAGTGGACGTCTGTCCCACCTCTCCCTGTTATCTGCAGAGCGGTGTGTTGAGCGTCTCCTGCGTAGGGAGTCCTGGCTTCTGGCTGCTGCCGTCTGCAGTATGTTTCAGAACGCAATCATCATCAGCAGG GCCAGGAAATCCATTCCTATTGACCGCCTTGAACATCTCAGGTCCCAGCTCAACTCCACCACACACCCGGAGCTGATTGGTCAGCTGGAGGATGTCATTGCTAAGCTAGAGCCTCTGGACTCCGCCTCTAGCAGCCGTAGAAGCAGCATCTCCTcacat GAGAGCTTCAACGTTCTCGATTGTGGAATTTACCGCGTGATCAGCCGCAGAGGAAGTCAGTCAGATGAGGAGACGAGCTCACTCATCAATCATTCCatgtcagaggaggagaggctcAAAGAGTTCAGTTTTGTCCAGGATGAAGATCAGGTGGATCAAG ATCCACAGAACACTGAGCGCCACGATGCTGAGCGATCAGAGCAAGGAATGCAGTTCCACCTCCCGCTCTCATTCCGCCCCAAACCTCCTCGCATAGCACTGCAGGCCGTCAAAGACAG TGTTTCCAGTTTTGTTAAGAAAACAACGGAGAAGATCAACACCCTCCAGATGAACTCTGAACTCTGGCAGCGCCCTGAATCGAGAGAAGGAGGACACCCTGAAGTGTCCGCAGCCACATATTCAGAAGAAATGGAGAATGA AGTTTATGATGAAATGCCTAATGCAGAGGCCGACATGCAGGAACTTCGATCAGCAACAGAGCGAACTAT ATCCCAGATACAAGACCCTTTGGTGCTACTAGATCCAGTCTGCCTCGGAGAAACACTGCTGGAGTGGCTGCCAGTGCTGGAGCGAGTACTCGGACCTGCAGACTTCGGCTCAGCTGCCGCCAGTGACTCAAACATTGATGGACCAGGAGAGAAGCGATGGGAGATAGATTATCTGAACCCCTGCACAGAGCAGCCGGAGCAGTCCTCCTGCTCACCTGAGCGTCTTACAGAGAATAAAGAAGAGTCGCCTGAGCTCAGACAACAAGAGGAGCCGTGTGAATCCACGAAGATGAAGTCTGACGTTTCAAATGGAAACCTTTCAGAGCCTGTCCGAGTTGTGTCCCCCAAACCTGTACCATCAGACCTCCTGGCTACTCTCACCCAGCTGGCCACATTATACACGGAGATGAGCTGCTTCAAAAAACAGGAGAATGAACTAACTTTGGGATGCACAATTTTTCTGCGCCGTTACTTCTTTCTGCTGGATCAAGAGCGTGTGAGAAGAATGTGTCTGTTATGTTACCAGGAGCGGGCGGAGGCGCAGCACTCCTTCATTGAGGCCATACTAG AACTCACTCAGTCCTCTAAGGTGGTGGAGGTTATTCAGAAAGGTGATTTGCTGAGATCACTGCGCAGTCTGAGAGAGTTGCAGCCCTGGAGCGCACCGCTACTCCTCGCTCACTTACACAG GCTGTATGAGAAGCATGGAGAGGCAGCCGTACGCTCGTTTTCCCAGTTTTATCCCACAATTACTCCTGCTGACGTGATGAACATGGCTCAGCAAAGCCACTTCCTGGCCTACCTTGATAATCTTGTCCTGTCACAAACTGAGGAGCACAG GTTGTCATTTTTGCAATCCCTACTTGAGCCAGAGTCACTGAGACAGGATTGGCTGCAGCTTGCACTTACCCATGATGCTCCTCAACGCTGTGATACAGTTACCCCTGATGGACAGCCCAG GTGGCATTCACATTGTTTCAGCTGGGGTTACGGACGCCTCCTGTCTCTGCTGATTCGTCTCCCTGCAGACGTGTCCTCCAAACAGAAGATGGCTGACGCATGCCACAGTCACGG GTACTGGACAGGCTACCTGCACCTCTGCCGTGAGCTGCAGCGTCGCACAGACGCCTTCTCCACCATCTGTCGGCTGGATGACATCAGCCTGCTGGAGGAACCTGAGG GAGTTGAGCCCCAGTCCTTGGATGAGTGGAAGCTCTTGATCCGCTTGTCTcagcagtgcagcagtgtgGTCGACACAGAGCAGACCGCAGGTGTAAATGGGGGCAGTTGGTCAAACGGCTCAGCGGGCTGTGGAGGGAAGATCACTTTGGAGAACCTGACACTGATGCTGGCTCGGAAAGTTGGACCCGACCGAGCGGTGACCACCCTGGAGGAATGTGAGGTGCCGTTGGTCCTTTCCCCTCAATCCAAACTGGTCTGTGAGCTCCTCAGAGTCACTGAGAAGAGACAGAG GGCGATGATCCAGATGATGCTCGAGCGCTGTGATCGGTTCCTGTGGTCTCAGCACGCCTGA
- the LOC122775993 gene encoding immunoglobulin superfamily containing leucine-rich repeat protein 2-like, which yields MARRLLVLLVLWTTVIGIVQCCPELCSCQDKFAHQFADCAYKDLLVVPVGLPSNVTTVSLSANKIKLLKSKSFVNITQVTSLWLAHNEIVTIETDTLAPLIQLRNLDISYNKIVYFPWEDLHNLTALQLLKMNNNEMVTLPKDAFSTLKDLRSLRINNNKFTTIVQGTFSALAAMSHLQIYNNPFTCSCSLEWLSDWISTTKISVPEPNTILCEAPESLKGTMVTKIPKLDCRAPTVTITYQPNTENTEVNEGVMVVLNCETKGSPAPQVNWEVIAGNQNYLFPLPTSGEINDQPINDKTTNNQFLVFRNGTLIIPRMSKREDGNYSCSAVNDLGKAESSVRVAMAVTQKHKSNSVLDSTLDKLTPFGKKPTESKTFRNNVVNWAKPDEKTKNSPDSSSDKSDDTEQVGIVSKHPTFASKCGVRDSSEYISNHAFNLSLDDLKQYTFDFGVIALEVSETEAKVQLNPLQLPNSKSNLHLSQSENEQTVNKETVGLYQPSSAKSTLDMLYLCINTGNGHSIVQWSNIEEGVNAYHFHGLKPGTNYTLCLTYGGQDCQVQVVFTTRKKIPSLLIIVVVSIFLLGLATVPLLGATCCHLLYKYQGKTYKLIMKAQNPDQMEKQMAGDFDPRASFVESEKTFNPSESGEGEGEVEGGEGDGDGEAEGSVVTESIPGSSSKTNPEEFEVGSEYSDRLPLGAEAVNISEEINGNYKQPSR from the coding sequence ATGGCGAGAAGGCTCCTGGTGCTTCTGGTTTTGTGGACTACTGTGATTGGCATTGTGCAGTGCTGTCCAGAGCTCTGCAGCTGCCAAGATAAATTTGCCCACCAGTTTGCTGACTGTGCCTACAAGGACCTGCTGGTGGTTCCTGTGGGTCTCCCGTCCAACGTTACCACCGTGAGCCTTTCTGCCAATAAGATCAAACTACTGAAAAGTAAAAGCTTCGTAAATATCACTCAGGTGACCTCTCTGTGGCTGGCTCACAATGAAATCGTTACCATAGAGACAGACACCTTGGCTCCCCTGATTCAGCTCCGCAACCTGGACATCAGTTACAACAAAATTGTGTACTTTCCATGGGAGGATTTGCACAACCTCACTGCCCTGCAGCTTCTGAAGATGAACAACAATGAAATGGTGACCCTTCCAAAGGATGCGTTCTCCACTCTCAAGGACCTGAGGTCACTTCGCATCAACAATAACAAGTTCACCACCATTGTGCAGGGCACCTTCAGTGCTCTCGCCGCCATGTCCCACCTTCAGATTTACAACAACCCTTTCACGTGTTCCTGCAGCCTGGAGTGGCTCAGTGACTGGATCTCAACAACTAAGATTTCTGTCCCCGAGCCAAACACAATTCTGTGTGAGGCTCCCGAGAGCCTGAAGGGTACGATGGTTACGAAGATCCCCAAACTGGACTGTAGGGCCCCCACTGTCACTATAACCTACCAGCccaacacagagaacacagaggtTAATGAGGGTGTCATGGTTGTCTTAAACTGTGAGACAAAGGGGAGCCCGGCACCACAAGTCAACTGGGAGGTGATTGCAGGAAATCAAAACTATCTCTTCCCCCTGCCAACCTCCGGAGAGATAAATGATCAGCCTATTAATGATAAAACAACCAATAACCAATTCCTCGTCTTTAGAAACGGCACTCTCATCATACCTCGAATGAGTAAAAGGGAGGATGGGAATTACAGCTGCTCTGCGGTCAATGATTTAGGTAAAGCAGAGAGCAGTGTTAGAGTGGCTATGGCAGTCACccaaaaacataaaagcaacTCAGTGCTGGATTCTACTCTGGACAAGCTCACTCCATTTGGTAAGAAGCCCACAGAGTCCAAGACCTTCAGAAACAATGTGGTCAACTGGGCTAAACCTGATGAAAAAACTAAGAATAGTCCCGATTCCTCATCAGACAAAAGTGACGACACAGAGCAGGTTGGCATTGTTTCAAAACACCCCACCTTTGCAAGCAAGTGTGGCGTGAGAGACAGTAGTGAATACATCTCCAACCACGCCTTCAACCTGAGCCTGGATGACCTGAAGCAGTACACTTTTGATTTTGGCGTCATTGCATTAGAAGTGTCGGAGACAGAGGCCAAAGTGCAGCTGAATCCCCTGCAGCTTCCCAACAGCAAATCTAACCTTCACCTcagtcaaagtgaaaatgagcaAACAGTGAATAAAGAGACTGTAGGTTTGTACCAGCCCTCATCTGCTAAATCCACCCTGGACATGCTCTACCTCTGCATCAACACAGGAAATGGACATTCTATTGTTCAGTGGTCCAACATAGAGGAGGGGGTGAATGCCTATCATTTCCATGGTTTAAAGCCAGGCACCAATTACACACTGTGTCTCACCTATGGGGGGCAGGACTGCCAAGTCCAAGTAGTCTTCACTACTAGGAAGAAGATTCCCTCCCTGCTTATCATCGTTGTTGTCAGCATTTTCCTACTCGGTCTGGCCACTGTTCCCTTACTGGGTGCCACCTGCTGCCATTTGTTATACAAGTATCAAGGGAAGACCTACAAGCTGATCATGAAGGCTCAGAATCCGGATCAGATGGAGAAACAAATGGCTGGAGATTTTGATCCCAGGGCGTCTTTTGTGGAGTCAGAGAAAACCTTCAACCCCAGCGAGTCTGGCGAGGgtgaaggagaggtggagggaggggagggagacgGCGATGGGGAGGCGGAGGGGAGCGTGGTGACCGAGTCCATCCCCGGATCCTCATCCAAAACCAACCCGGAGGAGTTCGAGGTGGGCTCAGAGTACAGTGACAGGTTACCTCTGGGAGCAGAGGCGGTCAACATCTCGGAGGAGATCAATGGCAACTACAAGCAGCCGAGCCGCTGA